The window aaatgaggggtggcgaaccccaccccaccctctcagtcgaaataattattcaatttggacgccccaggccagagaaaccatatgaaccacatttgagtagctggggacatctggtgtcgtctggaggaactaaaataccttaatatttaggacgtacatgtacgtccttgggcactgaaagagttaagtatCTACGCACTTAATACCTAATATACACCTTTCCCATTATACACAGAAATAAATGCACATGCTATCAAGAATATATTATTTTGTTAAATTCATTCTAATAGCGATAGTTTGTTCATGATTTAATAATCTCTCTTTCGCACACTTCCTTCACACATTTTAATAGTCCAAGTATCTTTTGAATGTGACAGACCATGCTGGAATGTTAAACAAAAACATAAAGGTTCCAGATAATTGGAACTACTCCAAATCAATAGTCCCAAGAAATTTAACGTTAGATGGCGTTGGAGCTGGTCTGTGACAGGCATCTTCTATGGTAGACCAAATAGCTCGCAGTTGTACACCACAATAATAGCTCAGTTTGAAATCAATGCGTGGTTTCAACATTACCAGATGCATGGTTATTTCCATTTAAAAAACATTGTTCAATTAATCGAACCTCTGCCGTACGAAGAAGACCTAAGTTGCAACACCTACAACAGCATGATTGGAAAACAAAAGGTTGGTAAATTCAATCAACATTGATTGATGCCTGAAAATGGCTTAAATCAGCTGATTTGATGCATTTGAGAATTAGCCAGCTGAAGAGGAGCAATTGTAGTCGGCACCAGCACAACTCATTCAGCAGGTTTTCCAATAACATCACCTCACGCACAAGTAGgaatttcagtttcaaaagCAGAAATTCCGAATACTTGGGAATGCTAAAAGTAGTTTTAAAAGACCTTCGATAACTAATTTTCCAGACAGAactgaaagttgaaacttcCCCAAATGTTGACAATTCCCCCGAAGTGAAATATGCAAAAAGTCATGGTTATGCACTAAAGCCCAGGCAGGCAGAAGCAAGTGATGAGTTATACTGTTGCCCTGCAATCTActgggagaaaaagaacacATTATATCCTTCAACCCTTCAGCCCTCCCACGACCATGGACGCCTGCAGCTTTTCCCTTCAAACGCCTGTGGATGTCTGCGATTTAGGGGTGACATCTGACGTCACAGTGCTGAATCTAAACATTGTTCTACTTGAGCTGATCTTCGGAGTCGAACTTCTTTTCAGTCATTGAGTTATCCGGTTACTGACGAATAATACTAaacatttcatgttgaaattgctCATTTTTAGGCATTTTTCTGAAGGAATAGATGGAAAAACCATTAAAACGATGGAGTACTATTGAAGGGTTAAAGGGGCACTTCCAGACGGGACGAACCATCAAAACGTGATGTCATGTTGTACATTGTAGCTGACGTTAAGGGCTCCATCAAATGGAAAACAAGACCACACCCAAATTGACCTTGGTCTTGATCAGTCCAGATTGATCCTACTCCAGAGACAGTACACTTTTTCTCCCAGAttagaccagatcacattcgtgCATGTTATATACTTGGCAGAAAAATTTGGATCAATCAGAATTGATCCAGATGAGTTTGGTTCAATGTTGCTgttaaagaaatacatgtagcatgcaAGCAATAGTTCCTACAGTATCATGACTCAGAGAAGTAAAGAttcatcaaattatcaaaaccaacagacaacatattttcaattgtGGAATGttaacattttcaaatattttgagcCCAATTTTACAAAAATACCCTACTTTTATTTATACAGAGACATTCTAATTTTTGTTGAAGTACAGAGTAGTATCAGACGAAGCAAGGTTGGTAAGTTTAAGTGTCCAGGCCCACTCGCAAGGCATCTGGCTGACCGGAATGTAAGGGAACTTGACCACAATTCCGTTGGGAGACCTCTTCTGCCATTTAATGGGCTGGCCCTTGTAACCAAGCAGGCTGACTGTCGTTGTTGGGGTAGCTGTGGGGACGGCAAGATTTAGGGTGTTGTTCTTGGGCCAGTCAAGGAAGATTGCATAGGCGTTCGAGCTGTTTGAGGATTTCTTCTGAGTGAACCtggaaatggagaaaaaaacatgaaagacTATTACTTTGATTTAACACTTTAGATTAATACACACTgataatataaatttcaacaatgctgttgtgtagacataCATGCaaacagatgtacatgtattatgaatcCCATGTTACAGCTAATTTCAAGCACGTTTTTGGAAGAAACTGTTTTCCCAATGCATGACCAGTAACTGTAGGATCCAAAATCAGCATGACAGGCATGTCAATGCATGACCAAAAATTTCATGGAGGGAAAAACTCGGTCAACTCCATGCAAGAttaatgaaacagccaggggccattgtgctcaccgtctagatatttggtggttaggaatttatcctggttaagaaacatgctacatgtatggtatataggtcaaaccaaagtctgatatgtgatgtatccttgctaggagaacctaccataaaaattttatcgaaaacaagtcactcataagagagacatcacactttttaggtttccacttctggccccttggttgccaagtcaagaatcagatagaaccgaaattcattgtcagaggtcacctggcctgggggggggggggtcgtgtgcacaaagtttcaagctcatagctttagcggttaagaaatgtgccactggtTTTGAAACAGGACACAgatgacgacggacacagcagtGTTATATAGGCCAAAAATTTTGGACTTGCCGAAGCAAAGAAAGTCTTTGTGAACCTCCAATAATTTTCTTTTTAACTCTACCAGTAGCCAACCAAGGAAAAATAGCCATGCACTGATACAAAATATGGCTCTTGAAAAAACTGCCAAGCCAGTTTCATTAACTTTGTTGAACAGACTCATCGGGTATAACTGGATGCCTAAAGCACCAgtaaatgcattaaaaagtgACACTCTTCCAACCAGCCAGTGCACAGCACAGCGTTGAGATTGCATTGTGAGCCTcatgaatacattttttttcacaacATTTCTCTTGGATCGATGGTAACAACTGCGGCGACAACGAAATTGACAATAAATAATCATGATAGGCTGCTGCATGACACATTTGCAAGCCTTAATGATCAGACTGTCACAGCTGGACCATCAGTATAAATAATTGTCTTGAAGGACTCGTGATTTTACAACAGTTATGAAAACGGACAGCAAACCTATAGTATACAAATAGCTCCAAAGCCCAGGTTAAGTCAGGTTAAAAGTTCAAACTCCCTGTACTTCTGGCCCACAGCCTGTGCTGCCAAATTTAACCCCATTTGATTGTTGTTCACAGCCCCAGTTCTTCTTCTACTTTTTTTGCATTCTCAATCTATTCAGACGGACAGTCCAGTTCATtctctagtacatgtagttattgatGTCCATTATTAATGAGTTGCATAGCACCCAAGTCATTCACAAAACCGGCAAGATGTTACCGTCTCCAGCATGCCATTTTCCCATAGCTGGGGATTGGAATAGTGAGAGTCAGGGTATTTCTACAAAAAGATGGGCCTGCACACTGCACCATCAGTGTTCCAGTCAACTCCAAACAGGCAAGATGCATCCACCCCTGGCGTGTCATTCGTCCACAGCTGGGAATTGAATTGGTGAGATCCATACACAGGACTTGGGCCTGCACACTCCCACCTTAAAGGTTTCCCTCTACTCCAAGATTTTCTATCTGAGTTTCCCCCTCCAAGACTGAATGCCAAACGAGGCAACGGAGGCCAGCCTCTCCCATGTCCCAGTTTACCCTGACTGGGTGAGACCTCGTCTCTGAGAAAGTGCACTGCCTGCTATTTCATAATAACAGTACGTGCAAGTCGAAATCAAAACCCTGTGACAAACATTACGACAGACACCAGACCTAGTCATCTCGCCTTATAACAAGAGTATTTCATTTGGTTAACTGATAATAACTGATCttgatggcctagtggttaatgCGTCTGCCCACTGAACGGAAGTCCAAAGGACAGTGGCCAGAAATGAAGTGATGGAAACTCACCAGACGCCGGGAGTAAGAGTATCGTTTTGATGGGTCCACGGCTTAGTCCCATATATTGCATCACCATtcactttcagccaatcacccATTCCTCTCAGGCGCTCCTCGAAGATCGGCACAATCCTACCATCATGGGTTGGCCCAATGTTCATGAGAAGATTTCCACCACAACTGAAAGTAAAAAACTTCTTGTTCAGGATTTAGGTATCACTACTAATCAGATATTCACTGAGGAAGATAATCAATCCTTAAATGGTGTTTTTATTGGTGTCACTGTCGGGCGAATTGTCTGCCAAACGgtaaaataattattatgtgcCTGACACCCAGAATTTACTGTCGGACATGTTAGGCTTTGTGCCGCACAAAGTCTGGCAGCAACTAACTCACCAGTGGGTGTCAGATCAGTTTTGTGCCAGGCAAATTGTGAACAGAAAGTGTTCTCCAAAATATCTCAGAAGAATAGACATAATCAGTCTGCCAAATTTCTGTGCTGAGTGACCCAATTCATTACTTGTTTACAAATAAATCATCTGCAAAATTTCTTTTGCAGTTTGTAAGAATCTCAAAACTGTGAGTGCATATATCTCAAAATGACATCAATCACAGCAGATAGGGAACTTGAAGATTTTTCTGTTGAAATTTCACAAATGATATAACTGAATTGATCTTAACTGAATCAAAGACATTGACAGAGTTTTTGACAAAACTTGTTCATTGATATATGTGACCTAATATTATACAAGCCTGAAAATAGGTAAGGGAAGCAAGATCATTGAGTGATTGAGCTTACCTCACTGTCTCGACAAGTTCTTTAGTAAGGTCATCCATGGTAAGATAGTCTGATAGCTTAGCATTCCGCCTGTATCCCCAAGACCCACGGTCGATGGTCATACAATTTTCCCACTTGTGTTTTTGAAGCACACCTAAATTCCAAGTAGATAACAATTGTTATTGAAGTAGCACACCTAAATTCAGAAGAAAACATCACAAATGTTACATTAAAGTATGATTCGCAGATGTGTTGTTGGCATCCTTTAGGGCTCTGGCGAAATAAGAAAGGGAGGAATTGGGAAGGGGCAGAATGGAAAGTGGTGAAATTGGAATAGATTGGGGGCAAAATGggaaggggcgaaatgggaatagACTATTTTTCCTGCACTGCCATCCATGACGTACCAGGGTTGAACCCATCAGGCCCACTGTAGAATCCACCATGACGTATTTATACTACCCCAGCGATCATTTGTAATAACCGTATCTTTAAAAGTACTGAAATGAGAAAGTGACACGTTTACATACCGGGGTTGTATCTGTCTGAACAAGTATAGTAGCCTCCGTGATGGCACATCACACCCTGACCCCATCTGTCATTTGTCACAACAGTATCTTTCACGGGACTGAAATACGGAAACATACCATTACGATTACATCTTGGTATGCCTACATGTAATTCTATTTCAGTGACTGTAAAGATGGTTTTAAAATTTAAGGTGCAATAGTTCTAAAAGATCTTGTAGTATCACTAGGAGTTCAGGATTTTATGCCATACTGGTAATTGACTGATCAGGATTGTATGCTACTGGTAATTGACTGTTCAGGATTTATGCTGTACTGGTAATTGACTAAACAAcagaaggaaggacagacatcCACTCTGCTATTGCAGTATGACTGACTGAACTGGTGTCTCATGCTTATTGGCTACGAGCCAATAAGTGTGATCAGCCGAATTTGGATTAAAAAAACATCTTCAACTTGCCAATAGCACCACCCTTGGGTTTTCATGATTCTCAATACTCAACTAGGTAATAGCGAATTAAAATAGTCAGAATTTTAAATAGTCATATTCAGAGCAGTCGGAACCCCAGTCTCGCACTAATGTCTGGTCGCCAGTTTGTCCTCCACAGGCTTAGGTAAGTGATGCACCGTTTCAGAGACTCCATGACAATCTGGAGGGATTTTGTCGAGACTGATAATAGTGACAGTCAATGCTTTGAGACAGACCTAAGTCAGTGTAGAGCACTATGTCAAAACAGCGATTAACTTATTCTGGATATCAGCTTCCATACCTTTCATTGTACAACCAAGCCAAGAACTCTGTGCTGTTCCAGTAGGTGTCCGGGGCCCCCCAATCACCATCTGACCAGATCACCTCCGGTTTAAACGCATTCACTATTTCAATGAGCTCGGGCATGCACTTggtctgaaaaaataaatcagTAAGTCTCACTACCATTAAATTTGAAGTATCCTTTTTAAAACACTGAATGGACACCCTGAAGATTTTGTAATATTTGTTTAAAGGAgaaaaattatgttaattatCTAAACTTTTAGCTTTAAGTACAGATGCCAAATCAACGGTAAACACAAACATTTGTTTTCCTAAGATGTGGCCTTAGAAAACTGACTATTCATGCACATACAACATACAGGACAAAGATAAAAACAGATGATGTAACATTAACAATGTACAATCTCTGGCATAGTTGATTGTtgctattcaatttgacctctctaatcaggacatctctctattaaggactgcatTTGGCAGTCCATAGGGTGTCCCTCAAAGAGAGGTTCAGCTGCACATGGTCACCTGCAGGACATTAGACAGCGACAGAGATAAACTTTGTGACATGTGTTGTTCTGAACAGCTTTTTCAAGAAGTCAATGGGCACCCTGAACAATCGATTCCCCacattgccgagcatcttaatatcaggccttccagtttgccgagcttgcctgtcctgggaaaggaaatATTAATTAAGaaagttagaaaaactgtgtttttgGGTCTCTCAACGAAATATTGTTGCGTTTAtctggtaataaggttcttctcgcatgatttgcatcaaataagACAAAAATGCACTCTGCTGGTTTGTCCTATGGAAAGTGAACAAATTGTGAATTACGCATGGATTCATTTGTGTGTGCACCACAGAGTAACCCGCTGGTTAATTTACCTCCAAATTTAGTGCATATTATGATGACATAATTGTCtatgttaccagatggacagAGATTACTTCAAAACATTTACCAACGAGTGtccattttggatgtttttcttttgaGGCAGCCAATCTCCAAGGCCTCAAGaagcactatccagggcagtctgctcggtatgtgggaaggcctgataagatgctcggcaatttggagaactcattctccagggtgatggGAATCAGTAACTTTATATCTTTAGGCAATATCTTGTTTGTAGGTTGCAACAATTTGACTGCTTACCCTCACGAAGTCCTGGGTTTTAAACTTGGCACTCTGGTCAGCCAGGTAAACAGGGTTGAACCACTCAAAGAGGGAATGGTACAAACCAAAATGTATGTCCGTCTTCTTCCGAATAGAAGCCGCCAGGTCACCTGGAATTCgtaaaaatatatttataagaGTGAAACAAGACGCATGACAATTCCATCTACACAAAAAGAATACCTTGCATTAGTGATGACATGATATAC is drawn from Lineus longissimus chromosome 1, tnLinLong1.2, whole genome shotgun sequence and contains these coding sequences:
- the LOC135488096 gene encoding alpha-L-fucosidase-like; the protein is MPRLLPTLCLIAVACLAIIDITTAAGPYQPNWESLDKRPLPAWYDDVKFGIFIHWGVFSVPSFGSEWFWWYWKGVKSKAEVEFMEKNYPPGFSYADFAPMFRAEFYNPDQWADILAASGAKYIVLTSKHHEGFTNWGSKVSWNWNSVDNGPHRDLVGDLAASIRKKTDIHFGLYHSLFEWFNPVYLADQSAKFKTQDFVRTKCMPELIEIVNAFKPEVIWSDGDWGAPDTYWNSTEFLAWLYNESPVKDTVVTNDRWGQGVMCHHGGYYTCSDRYNPGVLQKHKWENCMTIDRGSWGYRRNAKLSDYLTMDDLTKELVETVSCGGNLLMNIGPTHDGRIVPIFEERLRGMGDWLKVNGDAIYGTKPWTHQNDTLTPGVWFTQKKSSNSSNAYAIFLDWPKNNTLNLAVPTATPTTTVSLLGYKGQPIKWQKRSPNGIVVKFPYIPVSQMPCEWAWTLKLTNLASSDTTLYFNKN